The Henningerozyma blattae CBS 6284 chromosome 7, complete genome region AAATTTAGGTACattttagataaaaaaagCTTAAATGTCCCAAAATAAGCAAAATTAAGCacttataaatttttttaaatagaaGCCTAAATggtaatgaaaataattttcttatatGAAATTACGTATTATAATTAGacataaataattttaaaatgcATAAATGATAGATAGTTtcataaataaatatgaaagTACTACTTTTGATTAAAAGTCGAAGAATAAAGGTATGTTGACAACTCAAAATCCTTCATACATTACACGGAAATGTTCCTTATCCTTTTCATCTCTCATACGATCTACCTCTTCGATCCCACCTGCGTTCTTTAAATTAGACTGTTGAACAAAAGTTCCAAGTTcgttttcaaattttgtatttttatctttataaaTCCTTTCTTTTTCCCAGAGTTTTTCTGCTCTTTCTAAGGCATCGATTCTACTCTCATGATCTGGAATCATAGATTGTacatcatttaataatttttctctaACATCGTGAGCTTCGCCAGGCTTAGTTGCTGGTAAAATTGGTACCATTTTTGGACGATTTGgatttttctttctctCTTCACAGCATAGTTTCACTAGTTTAAATGTTTCCATAgatttttgtaaatctGTTTCTAAATCACTGATTAACTCAACTTGTAATGCCAAGAATTGTTGATCTTCACAAACCTCATTCAACAAATTTTCCCAATGCTTTTTCCAATGAGGCTTCTCGGTGTCAAGTAGCTTTCTTAGgttttctaaattaattgttgcactttccaattctttttcaacggaattaatctttttttcagaAGGTCTAACACCACGATCTGCTACATCCTTACGCAATAGTTCAATATTATCTTGTAAATCGTCCACCTTAGATAGCAATGCATCAGATATATCACTGACTTCATTTTTAGATTTCTCCATATATTCATTTGAGCCAGATTCCGAGGAATTAACTGATAATGCTTTAAATTGCTCAATTTTGTCAACAATGTTACTAAATGTGGctttcattaatttatcGTCTTCTTTATGTATTTGTCGTAGAATACTAATTTGGTgtttcatatttttaactttGTTGGCCTCTGCAGTAGATAATCCTGAGTTATCAgttatttctttttgctGTGGGGCCTTTGACAAATCGGCAGTAGGTTCATTCAGCTTGGTAGTATTAGAAAGCTCTTTCAACTTATTTAAGATTTCTAATTGTGATTTATGTATTTCGATTTTCATAGCttccataattttttcaaaagtgagatcaaattctaattgttttggttcttctttaatttctaccttttcaatttttgcTGGTGTAACAAGATGAAGCTCTAATATGCAACCATCATAAAGTTCATGAAAATTTTGATCATCTAATTGATAGAATACAGAATAAGTATTGTCTTTAACATAAATATCAGGTAGCATACCGTCATCTAATGTATAActgaatttttcaacaaaGAGTAGCCTTAATTCATTAAGGTTGGATGGTTTTGTAATGACACACTTTTTAACATTATCTTTcagttttaaaaatacaacATATTCATTCTTTGTTGAAtcagatttttttttctcattaTCGAGAATCTTTTCTGTACCATCTGAACTATGTATTGCTTTCGGCCTAGCACTAGGTATCTTTGGAGGAAGTTGTGTTATAGCATCATCAGCGTGActagtttttttattgattggAGGGGAAgtagatgaagaaaatcCTGTTATCACGTCAAGACTTggaagattattattattcggTAGCATAGGCGTTGGATTGCTACTATTCATTGCATCCGCTGCATCTTTGGCCGTTTGATTAGTTAGTTTAGCCATATGGTATGCAGAGTATCTCTTAGAAGCACGCCTCTGTAAACTAGAaccattttttaattgtgaTAACGCATCTGCACCTTCTGCTGTTGGTGATGGAAGTCTCTCAACTGGCGTAGAGGCTTCTTCTTCGTGTCGTTGCAAATCAATCTGTACATTAGATAATTTCTCGCGTAAAGATAGTTTACGTGGCATTAAACTAGAAGTGCCAGATGTAATACTACTCCTGGGGCCGTTGTTCAAAGCATTGTCATATGGAGAATTCATAGGGGTACCCGTCAAAGAATTATAAGACATCGCTACAGAATTGACTCTGCTGGAACTACTTCTTGGAGAAGTGGTATCATGCCCAGAGCTGGTCGAATAATTGCtatttgatgaagatgtGGAAAGATGAGAgcttaattttttagctTGAGCTTGAGCCTttttaatcatttttaattcgttttgtttttttttcaagttATCCAAAAGCTGAACTATAATTTCTCTGATGCTAGGtagatatttattcaaCGTTTCATCCGAAGGAAGTTCGCTGAGTGCTTCCTCTAGGATTCTTCTAAGGTTTAATGGTACGTTGCCTAGATCTGACACATCTATCCCTGCATGTTGAAAATACTTGGAAACAACCTTAAAATCATTTCCTAGTTGGACATAAACATCCGAAACCTCCTGCTCGTCTGCTCGATTTTTTGACCATTGAGTTAATGTCTGAAGTAGTTGTTTGGTAgacattaataatttggtTACCATACTTTCAATGCTACTGGTCGTTCTCGTCGAGGACGAGGATTTCCTCGAAGGATTGTTTGACATTTTGGTAGTTTCGATGGTTTTTACAAGTAGTTATAAGAATGCAGCTCCAAAGATTTAATGTCTTTAGGAAATTTAGTATATTCTTAAGATTGTTTTCTATTAATCACGTAAATGTAGATCCTACTCTTATTTTCTTAGTAACTAGAAACCTATAAATTAAAGGCAGAAATTTCAAGATTCCgggtaaaaaaattgacGAGGTTCACTATTAACCTTCTATGTAAATGATTATCCTATAAAGAATATGAGCAGATACAATATATGATGGTCTCTAAAAATCATCAAATTTATCAGAGTGCTCttatttttggaatttatTAGAGAATAGCCGTTCTTATGATATGTCTACTGGGGTTACTGATGAAGAGCCCTTACATTTATCCGTGATTGAAGATTCAGATGTGGAGAGTGACgaactaaaaataatatacattccagaagaagatgaacCTTCTTTACTATGCACATCATTTCTGGATGAACATCATGTTTCATCTTATTTGGATACATCTAACCGACATCTAGGCAATGTAATTACCAGCAATACCACTAGACACGAAAGCACATCTTCAATAGAAGTCGTTGACAGCCTAGGTAGTGGTAATGTCTTAAAATCGAAGTCAAATACTTTTCCTCATgagaattattatgaaAGGTCTTTTAGGAAGCGATCTGCCATCCAGAAAATGCCTTATAGTTTGGATAGAATTAAACATCGTCAACTTATGAACGGATATGATGTTACAAATTTTGAGGCCGCAGCTGAAAATGTAGCTTTACCTGATAAGCCAATTAATGCTAATGAGCAAGAGCGTATTATAGAAGATTTACCATATGAAAATCCTGATAGTAATTCATATGATGTACATTATCGACCGGAGGAAGAGGACTACGATGATTCCTATTTTAACTATTCTGATGCAAACAAAAGCTTGGTAGAAATGGACGCAGAAGAAGAGAACAATGATTTCCTTAAAATTGCTTCAccaatttatcaaaaagTGGACGAAGACAAACTTCAGAACCAGTCTGAAACTTTACAAGAAAGATATTCCGAGACAGATCTTCTTTATCAACagaataattttcattcaaGCTCAGATATTGAGAAGAATTCTCAGAATGAAATGGATAATTCGCATAAAagtaatgatgataatgtaACTGatgaattcaaatttagaGGCAAGATGCTCAATGTAAAAACAGGGTTCAGAGGCGTATTACCTAGATTCATGTGGGAAAAGAATCTAAAGAAATCAGTTTCCAGAAAGTcttgtaaaaataatgagaTAAATACAGATAAGAAATCAAGTAATTCTGATCGAAAAGGTATTGCGCTACGTAAAAAAAGTAAGAATACAATTAGTAACAGAGTAGATGATAAGCAACTACTAGATGACATGATCGCTCCAGAGGATGAAACGAATGCTAAAAATTTCTATACGGATGATACCAGAATAAATTCTAAGAGAAACTTAGATGAAGAGACACTAGgagaatattttaattcaaaatatcaaaacGAATATTCGTGGGACGATCTTATTTCAgtagaatatatttctgaTGATAGTATTGAGGAAAGTGTAAAAGCTAGCcctatattattagatgttGAAAAGGGTACTACTATGTTACCAAAGATCATATCTTCCGAGGAAACTCTTGAGCATGCTAAGAGAATTATTACTCCAAcgaaaaaaacaaattgtATACCACACGGAAATAGCTCATCTAAGCAGGCTAATGAATTGATAAacttaaataaatatctagGTGACGCTCAggaatataataatagtagtgTTGATTATATGCTTTCGGAAAGTCCCAGAACATTGAGTAACTTTAATGCAAATACACCAGCGACTAAATATTCAACCACTAGTATTCCCAATAAACGTAAGAACATAAATTTCTCTAACAAAAAGACGGAAGGTAGAACTAGTGTAAAGCTTGTCACGTCCAAAAGGTCGGAAAGAATATTACGTAAACTAactcaaaaaaaatcttaCAAGCCTACACGACAACCAATTCATTCCATCTCCCAATTTCCAAAAGCTGATGTAATGGAATCATTAAATAGCTACCAGATACCAGGATCTCTTAGTTCTACTACTACACacatatttaaaaaaagaaaaacaaaaaacaaGTCCAAGGATAAAAACAGCTGGTTTGGGCTGTTTCCTAACtctgataatgaaatatcGCGGCATGCTAATACATTTACGACTATTGTAGAGTCTGTTAGCAATACTTATGCCCCAATAAATACGAAGCTTTCCAATTTAGACAATAATGTCGCAAGTACGATATCTGAGAAACTTATCAGCAATGAAGAGCATAGCCACTCCATTTTAACGGCAATTCAGCCCAGACAAAATTTTAAACCACCAGATATTATTACAGTTAAATTACCAAGCTTTGAATGCAAACTATCTCGTTTCGatatagtaaatattcCTAAGGAACTTAAGTTCTTGTTTGATCAAATTATTGATCGAGAAGTTCCAGATCTAGAATTacttaaattaaataagcAACTTGTAAACTTCATTTACCAACTAGACATCCCACAACTATTTGATATCATTGAGTCATTCCATAAATCATATCGATCAAAGGTTAGCCAACTTAAggaaaaagcaaaagcaatCCACTTTTATCAAATTGCTATTTGTCAAGTGTTATTGCTTGAAATATCAAGATTTTCGAATACTTCTAATAAACTGCGAGCAGAAATATActtgaaaattttagaCCACATAGTCTCATTTTTCAACCTTCTCAATCAATGTATTAGATTCCTAAGTAGCTCGAATACCAAGCTTTTAACGGAATCATATTCTATATTACaagatattattcaaacGACTGATATGTCCCGACAATTTTGGAAACGTCTCCAAGATTTACAATTTGAACCAAATATTGCAATTATCATAGTTAACTTATTTCCGTCCGCAGATCCTAAATGGAgtatattaaagattttatctaaatatgatgttttaattaacgcatttcaatttattcaaGTGGTTCAACTTAAATTCGATTGGAAAATATCTACAGAGATAATTATCTCATTGgataaaatctttaaaaagagaaggtatgaaaattttgaagaggaaaaaatatatttagatAGTAATTACGTTTTAGAATCTCCAACTGCTATTCTGTTTGATCAATTGTTATTTAATAGATATTTAGAATTGTTACGGCATGTAAAATTATCTGACATAATGATTGAAAGATTGGTCCCAATgagtaaaataaaaaattctgATACTTTACctattttgaagaatagAATTAACCTTCTTATAATATTGGCAGgtttatcaaatttaaatttagaaagaAGGTTCAAAGAACAAATGTCTCCTCTTATTTCAGAAtcatatttaaatactttaacTGATTCATTATCGTCCTGTATACTTGATTGCATTTTAAAGGGAGTTTTAGCTATTACGGAGAATAACATGGCCAAACAACTTTCATGCGATAATAAATTACTTCTGCAACTCTTTCAAACCGCAAAATTTCATACATTATCAGCCAAACCTCTGTGGAAAGAATTTTATGGGAAGCTGGCATTAACATTAAATTCTGTTTCGAAATCTATTCCTATATACTTAAGACACTTCTTTCCTTATCTACAACTAATGATTGAGAACGATTCATATCTAGAAAGTGTTGTTGTAATCTCTAAGCTTTATGTGCGCAACATGACCAATTTAGGCCCATCTTGGGTTTTGAatcatatatttaaattgatcACAAGCAATGTTTCAAAGtctaaatcttttataaatgattattgtaccattggaaattttattgGTAAATCGGGTGAGATATCCTGGTGGTCTTTGTTCACGTTTAATGGTTTAGAAGAAGGTAGTTctgataaaatttatttcttcaCTAAATTACTTGAAATTGCAGACAATCAATCATTcgatttaattaaagaacATTTACTACGAGTAACAgtagataatattataaaaaaagatgatgTATGGTTCAAATCATTTGTAATTAAGTTGTTAAGCCGATGTAAACACACATCATTGAATAAGTATAATGTTCTAGAATCGTATGACATATTTTCCTTACTGCGCTCGCTGTTTTCTATATTAGCAACTTTCAAATACTATGAATTAGgtaatcaattaatttccAATTTACTAACATATTATGAATTACAACTGGTTACAAAATCTTTTGCTACCTCTATTATCAATTTCCTAAATGTTAAATATATCGATTTTATCAAGTCATCCCATGCGTTCTCAACATTTAAAGTAGAGCTTGGCATCTCAAATATTGAAACTGAGAAGAGTGAATTTCGTGATAGTTTTATTTCATGTATTGAtgtcaataaaaaaatcgaATTCATTGAAACAGGGCTTATTCATTCCTGTTTAAGCAGTGAGaactttcaaattttttctgGTAAATTTCAAGCCTTATTTAATTCTGAAAATTCTGTAAGAACCTTCAAATTTTTACCTGTGCTTTTTAATGCACATTTATCAGTCACATCAGATACGCttcttaaatttaaagttaCTATGATGACgtttatattaaataatgtgAACCAAGTAATCCAGAAAAGATATGGTCAAATATCTGAGCAGGAATTTCCAGGACTTCATGAACTTTTTAAACTTCAACCTTCTGTCtggaaattatttgatggtAGCATACTACTTGATGTTGGATTTTACCGTGAATATACTGAGTTTGAAAGCTCAGTGCTGGAAATATCTCAGGGGTTTACAGAATATTTTGAGTTAAAAGCTATTTCAACTGCAATAGAAAATGTTCATAAAGAAGATATCTGTACGGGAAATGGTAGAGCTGAATTTACTATTCAAAACAGTTCATCCTGTACACTGGTTGATGATATCTTACAAAAGACactttctttatttatagATCCTTCATTTCTTAGTCCGACGGTTGCTTTTAAGCAACAATTAAACGCAGATACAGAggatattatatatatatcttaagttaatgaattatcttattatttggCATTACATGAGGATCAACAGCACATATGCTgttgattaataattcttatataataatattgcaGTTTAGCAGTTTATATACCGCAATCTCTGAAAGATGTTTTATacttttatcaattttggTGTTTATAACACATACAAGTAAAACGGCTGAGTTAAGTTAGTCAATCAAatgttttataatttaaatatttattgcAAAGTATTATTCTAGATTTCAGTATCGGTAGGTGAAAGTTATAAAATAAGCATTAGTCGTTAAGATGAGCAAAAACaggaaatttttaataacaaGTATAGAATTAATGGCTTCACtgttcaaattattaagagtatcataattttattatttcctGACTTCTACCTCTGCCTCTAGCTTATCATAGTGTTTTTTTAAGTCTGCTAAATTTgcaatttgttttaataaatgttCTTGTCTTTCCATAACTCTTTTTGTTACCATAGTAGGTCTCATAGGTAATCCTAGTTCTTGCATCATCAAATTAACCTTATTTTGTAAAGCAGGCTTAAAACTTGGAATTCTTGTTGATCTCAAATACACCCCAGCATTTAGCTTCTTTTCATGAACAATAACTCCCAATGCAGTTCTTTCTTCTTCGCTAAACTTTGACAATAATTGCTCCAACCGAGCAGATTctgatttctttttctgAGCTTGCTGTTCTTCttgtttttgtttcttaGTCTTTTTAGAAGTAGATGGAATGGAAGGTATGGAATCATTTGGCTTAACAGATAATTcttgtttaatattttgagaTTTTTGTTCATTTTCTTGTTGCTGTATTCGTTGCTGTaattgttgctgttgctgctgatgatgttgttgttgtagTTGTTGTCTTTGTTGAGCaaattgttgttgctgtttCATCCACGGATTTTCTGGTATTGAGTTACTTGATGGATGCTTTCTCTTTCTAGATTTATCAGATAATAAACTAGTATACAGTTGAGACATACCTTGAGACGTCAAGTATCGAGATACTGATTGTTCAGAATGAGGTGAGTCTAGTAGTCTTAATAAAGCTTCTCTTTCATTTAATGTCCGTTTTGCAGCAACTTCAAATTTCCTAGATTCAATTATTAGTGCTTCTTCTTCAGCTATTTCTGCTGCAGATCGTGCTAGTAATCTTTGCAAATAGTTTTTACGTTCTATTTCTTTGTCTTTTCTGAAGTCTAAAGATGTCAATAAAGGGTTTTTGGGGTCTTTTTTATGGAAGTAAGCTTTTGAAACTTTATAAAATTGAGATTTCAAGTCTTCGAGAGTTCTTGTTTTACCATTATCCTCGTATCTATCGAATATAATAAACCACTTCATATCGTATTGCCTACATAAGTGaaataattgtaaagtTTCCTCATATGTCCAGGTATCATTCTTAGCTTTGTGGTCTTTGTCTGAATCGTTTGGAGTTTTACTTCCCTCATTAGCAGATTCTGCCTTCTGGTTATCACCTGCCTCAAGGCCAGAACCACTTTCCTTTATATCCTTATTGGTTGTAattatttcatcatttggTTTATTATCTGCTTTGCTAATTTCACTAGGGAGTATTATGTCACTCATAAAGTcattatattcaatttcGGTGAATTCAGGTAAAGTAGGGTGCACgttaaattgtttaaatttggaTGGTGGTAGCTCTTGCTCTGTTTTATTGTgatctaatttttctagTTTATCAGTTGATTTTGTGTTATCATTAGAAGCATTCAGAGAAGATCCACGAATCCaatgatttaaaacaaCATAATCATTCGGCTTAAATGGGGCATTTGTCCATGGAACTACTTTCCCATTAGCTTGTAACTTTTCTTTGAAACGAGATTGTTCATTAGATTTCGAAGAAAGAGCTATTGGAGGTTGGTTGGTACCGAGTAGATTATACAACTCACGTTGTATCCCAGTCACAGGAGGTCTTGGTGAGGAACTATGAGATGGTTCAACTGTTGCGGGTTGAGGTTTCGcttttttgatatttagAACATCAAATATATCAGATGATGACATTTAATTGCTATGGTTATTGGGGCACCAGGAGAAATAtgtaatttcaatatttgttttttttatttttctgtAGTTAACTAGAAAGCCTTCCTATTCATACTACTTTTTTGCATTTCCGGATGTTTTAGtttgtttaatattaaagtcATTGATGgttaaaaatttcagaaTACATCGAAAAATCTTGGCACTATTCTGATAATTGTGCAATGCAACTATTTTCTGCAAAGTCATCGATCAAATAGTaaactttaattaatgCCATGTTAAATCACAGAactaaatttaaagttCCCACTTCATTATCATCCCCAGAACTTGATTTCGATGGAATTTTGCTTGAAATTACAGATGCAATCGATTCtatatatttagaaaaaactGAAGTCCtctcatttgaaaaattatacaggcatatatatttaattgtaattaaTGGTGCAGGTTCTAAATTGTATGGTgagattgaaaaattcatgAGTTCCAAATTGAGGGAGCTTAGAAATGATTTTACCATCGATGAAACACAAGATGAAATGGGATTTTTGAAGAACTTAAATCAGTTTTGGTTAAACCaatgtaaatattttaagattattaatgatttaatgtcatatttcaataaagtGTACTgtaaagaagaaagaaagtTTGAAGTTTACGATTTATGCTTAAACTTGTTTAGAATTGATATAGTTATTCCATTACATGAGTCAATCtcaaacaaaataattaatcaaattaataagGTTCgatataataatgaacttttatatattgCAAATACTGATATTTGGAAatctattttcaatatgTTAGAGACATTGCAAGATGTTGACGACAAAGATAATTATTTCATAACATATTTTGAGCCAAAATTTATACAAAGGACCGAAAATTTTTActctaattttttgaatgtCGATAGCCTAACTTTAGATGATTATTTGGTAAAAGtagaaaaaatcaaatcatttgaaaatcaCCTcgataattattttttaaatcctGATACAACTTTGAagataatttcaatattagaCAAATGTTTAGTttggaataatattatgGATAAGGTACCAGCATATgttaaagatttaattcAAGTAAGCAACAATGATcagttgaaaaaattatattcgttATCATTAAACGAAGAAtataaaggaaaaattatatctaCTGTTAGTGAATGCATATTGGACGCTTTAAAGGAGTCaactgataataatattaacgACAACACCAAAAGAATCAAGAAAACTCAGATGTCTTTGAATTGGATTAGTAGTGTATTAGAAATTTACAATAAATACAAAGCTTTATTGTCATGTATGAAAActgataaattttcaattttaaatgagaatttaatgaaatatctgaaagatttagaaaatttaacGATTGAATCAGTTATCATATATCTAGATacttttttgaaattatcttccaatgaaaatttatataatgcAACCAATAATCATACAAATTCTGATAGGTCTACCGATAcgattaaaaaaaatataaaagattGTACTATTTTacttaaatttattaatgagaaggattattttgaaatattttataagaAACTATTGTCTAAGAGGCTGTTACAGAATCgttcaaattttgaattggaaaaatgGCTGGTTGGAATCATTAAAACAGAAATGGGCTCATTTGttacaataaaaatagaaggTATGCTAagagatattaataaatctaaagaattattgattaattttaagAAGTCCGAAGATTTAAACAATATAGCTTATATTCCGGAAATTTTGACCATATCATCTTGGCCTTTTGTTTCTGAATTAAATACTGATTTGATTATATTGCCGaaagaattattggaaATTCAACAAAATTTCCAGACATTTTACAGCagtaaaaattataatgataGAACATTGAGCTGGCAGTTCAATTTACaaacaattgaattaagatgttcaattaataaaaatatctatgaattaataatgcCATTTTATTCAAGTTTAATACTTCTCTTATTCAATGAAAATGAGATCTATTCCACCTCTGAAATTAAGGAGAAAACAAATTTACCAGAGGCAGAATTGATTAAgcaattattatcattaacgATAGCTCCAAAATGTAAAATCTTGAAAAAATCTCCTCCAGGGACTAATATATCCCttgatgataaattttcaatcaaCGTGTCATTTAAATCATCAGTTACAAGAATTAAAGTACCTACTTTGGTAAATGGTGGTATTTCTTCTAGTTCAATTAATGGGTTGGGTAATGGAAGTGGCTTAACGGATGATCAGCAACTTGAACAATTACAACTTGAAAAATCTAGAACTCTTCAAATTAATGCATCTATTGTTAGGATTATGAAGAATAGCAAAACTTTAACACACAATGAATTGTATGAAAAAGTTGAGCATGATCTGTTAGACAGATTTTCATTGACAAATATAAtgtttaaaaaatctattGAAATTCTAATTGAAAAGGAATATTTGCAAAGGTCACCTGATGATATTAACTTTTACTTTTATGTTGCatgataatataatttgatatatagatataataatatacccagttataaataataaacctATGTCGAATTAGATTAACTTGTTATTTAGAGGTATGTGAGAAAATACATTGTTCGGATGCTGTAATGttctataatttatttgtgTCATCAGCTTCGGCGCTACacatttttctaatatcaaAAGGGAAAAAGACCATCAATATAACTTTCTGAAAGGTGCAAAtcaatctttaaataaaaaaaacttctGAAGAAAAGATGTCCTTGTTAGGGGAAATCTAAAATAAGCAAACAGAATGCAAGGCTCCATAATTGGAAATTTGATAGCAGTTAGATCATTGACTAATAGCTATCCctttttccaaataatcAACGAAATCTTTAATCTCTTAACGTGGAATAACGATATAAAATACAATCTAATTAGCTTATTTACTTATAGCTTAGTGGTATTATGGTTTCAAGATATCTTCAGATATCTTGGGCATGGGATTTTACTAGTTATAATCTATTTTTGGTATCGATTTgaacaaaacaaaaagagGTTTAATGAGATTACAaaagatgataatattagaataatTAACGAGATATCAgataaatttgatattttaattgaacCCATAATGCAATATGATACAGATAAGATCAAACAAATTAGTGTAATCAGCTTAGTGGTTTTACCAATTTGTAGtttaattatcaatattagaagaattatattaataataggattatttttattatcgTTTAATGCGCCAATGATGATTCGATTAAGAAAGCACCTTTTAGATACGAATAACTTAATTGAAGATATTGTAATGGCAAAGAGGAAGAAACTAAAGGCagatataaaaaatgataCTAAGCAAAAGGAATTTGAACTGctaatagaaaaaaagaaatcgAATCTTCTTAATACCCCTAAATTCGCATACATCTTGTATGAAAACCAAAGGAAATGGATAGGATTAGGATGGACAGATAATATGTTAACTTATGAGAGGAGTAATTGGAcagatgaatttttaaattcatctGAATCTATTGAAAC contains the following coding sequences:
- the MMS22 gene encoding Mms22p (similar to Saccharomyces cerevisiae MMS22 (YLR320W); ancestral locus Anc_4.136), with product MSTGVTDEEPLHLSVIEDSDVESDELKIIYIPEEDEPSLLCTSFLDEHHVSSYLDTSNRHLGNVITSNTTRHESTSSIEVVDSLGSGNVLKSKSNTFPHENYYERSFRKRSAIQKMPYSLDRIKHRQLMNGYDVTNFEAAAENVALPDKPINANEQERIIEDLPYENPDSNSYDVHYRPEEEDYDDSYFNYSDANKSLVEMDAEEENNDFLKIASPIYQKVDEDKLQNQSETLQERYSETDLLYQQNNFHSSSDIEKNSQNEMDNSHKSNDDNVTDEFKFRGKMLNVKTGFRGVLPRFMWEKNLKKSVSRKSCKNNEINTDKKSSNSDRKGIALRKKSKNTISNRVDDKQLLDDMIAPEDETNAKNFYTDDTRINSKRNLDEETLGEYFNSKYQNEYSWDDLISVEYISDDSIEESVKASPILLDVEKGTTMLPKIISSEETLEHAKRIITPTKKTNCIPHGNSSSKQANELINLNKYLGDAQEYNNSSVDYMLSESPRTLSNFNANTPATKYSTTSIPNKRKNINFSNKKTEGRTSVKLVTSKRSERILRKLTQKKSYKPTRQPIHSISQFPKADVMESLNSYQIPGSLSSTTTHIFKKRKTKNKSKDKNSWFGLFPNSDNEISRHANTFTTIVESVSNTYAPINTKLSNLDNNVASTISEKLISNEEHSHSILTAIQPRQNFKPPDIITVKLPSFECKLSRFDIVNIPKELKFLFDQIIDREVPDLELLKLNKQLVNFIYQLDIPQLFDIIESFHKSYRSKVSQLKEKAKAIHFYQIAICQVLLLEISRFSNTSNKLRAEIYLKILDHIVSFFNLLNQCIRFLSSSNTKLLTESYSILQDIIQTTDMSRQFWKRLQDLQFEPNIAIIIVNLFPSADPKWSILKILSKYDVLINAFQFIQVVQLKFDWKISTEIIISLDKIFKKRRYENFEEEKIYLDSNYVLESPTAILFDQLLFNRYLELLRHVKLSDIMIERLVPMSKIKNSDTLPILKNRINLLIILAGLSNLNLERRFKEQMSPLISESYLNTLTDSLSSCILDCILKGVLAITENNMAKQLSCDNKLLLQLFQTAKFHTLSAKPLWKEFYGKLALTLNSVSKSIPIYLRHFFPYLQLMIENDSYLESVVVISKLYVRNMTNLGPSWVLNHIFKLITSNVSKSKSFINDYCTIGNFIGKSGEISWWSLFTFNGLEEGSSDKIYFFTKLLEIADNQSFDLIKEHLLRVTVDNIIKKDDVWFKSFVIKLLSRCKHTSLNKYNVLESYDIFSLLRSLFSILATFKYYELGNQLISNLLTYYELQLVTKSFATSIINFLNVKYIDFIKSSHAFSTFKVELGISNIETEKSEFRDSFISCIDVNKKIEFIETGLIHSCLSSENFQIFSGKFQALFNSENSVRTFKFLPVLFNAHLSVTSDTLLKFKVTMMTFILNNVNQVIQKRYGQISEQEFPGLHELFKLQPSVWKLFDGSILLDVGFYREYTEFESSVLEISQGFTEYFELKAISTAIENVHKEDICTGNGRAEFTIQNSSSCTLVDDILQKTLSLFIDPSFLSPTVAFKQQLNADTEDIIYIS
- the BUD6 gene encoding formin-mediated actin nucleation enhancer (similar to Saccharomyces cerevisiae BUD6 (YLR319C); ancestral locus Anc_4.135) — its product is MSNNPSRKSSSSTRTTSSIESMVTKLLMSTKQLLQTLTQWSKNRADEQEVSDVYVQLGNDFKVVSKYFQHAGIDVSDLGNVPLNLRRILEEALSELPSDETLNKYLPSIREIIVQLLDNLKKKQNELKMIKKAQAQAKKLSSHLSTSSSNSNYSTSSGHDTTSPRSSSSRVNSVAMSYNSLTGTPMNSPYDNALNNGPRSSITSGTSSLMPRKLSLREKLSNVQIDLQRHEEEASTPVERLPSPTAEGADALSQLKNGSSLQRRASKRYSAYHMAKLTNQTAKDAADAMNSSNPTPMLPNNNNLPSLDVITGFSSSTSPPINKKTSHADDAITQLPPKIPSARPKAIHSSDGTEKILDNEKKKSDSTKNEYVVFLKLKDNVKKCVITKPSNLNELRLLFVEKFSYTLDDGMLPDIYVKDNTYSVFYQLDDQNFHELYDGCILELHLVTPAKIEKVEIKEEPKQLEFDLTFEKIMEAMKIEIHKSQLEILNKLKELSNTTKLNEPTADLSKAPQQKEITDNSGLSTAEANKVKNMKHQISILRQIHKEDDKLMKATFSNIVDKIEQFKALSVNSSESGSNEYMEKSKNEVSDISDALLSKVDDLQDNIELLRKDVADRGVRPSEKKINSVEKELESATINLENLRKLLDTEKPHWKKHWENLLNEVCEDQQFLALQVELISDLETDLQKSMETFKLVKLCCEERKKNPNRPKMVPILPATKPGEAHDVREKLLNDVQSMIPDHESRIDALERAEKLWEKERIYKDKNTKFENELGTFVQQSNLKNAGGIEEVDRMRDEKDKEHFRVMYEGF